Proteins encoded by one window of Salmonirosea aquatica:
- a CDS encoding SusC/RagA family TonB-linked outer membrane protein has protein sequence MKKSLLFKAMLWVSVLSVGSLLPAFGASAGTSLPAESQRPELDGKAQTLQSVLRDLQKKYKVYLNYEVEVVKGKMVSAAAFEGAAGIDESLQRILNPLGLKYEKLREKYYVIYPKERESRTVPSQRETSDSSSRLENIVRTTGQSKHYDKIIRAEVARTVSGKVTDQENGQALPGVSIVVRGTTQGTVTDVEGNYKISIGDDVQTLVFSYIGYVTKIVELNGRQLLDVAMTADIQALQEVVVVGYGTQKKSVVTGAISSVKSTDLENQQIGRLEQALQGRASGLTIASSSGAPGSTATVRIRGTTSLNEGASNPLYVVDGVVVGTGGIDYLNPSDIESIEVLKDAASAAIYGARSSAGVILVTTKKGTSGGIRVNYSGYYGGQAPAKKLDLLDASQYATLMNEQAVNDGKKAPFADPASYGKGTDWQKLIFNNNARIQNHELSISGGTDRSTFYTSFGYYDQQGIVASEVSGFQRYNIRLNSSHKIKDWLVFGQTLGYSHIRNKSGVNANSNFGGPLSSALMLDPITPTVITDPTVAGQVPYSTQPVVRDAQGNPYGISDYIAQQVTNPLAFVQTVRGNYNWSDDIVGNVFVEAEPLKGLKLRSTVGTTLSYNGNENFTPLSYLNSNQLTTQTSFSRFNGKTVNWNLENTASYRRTAGKHDFTILVGQGAYLDNNSTGLTVTYFNLPVNTFKEASMNYSTSANDINATGYEGINHKVSSLFSRVTYSYNEKYLFTGVLRRDGSSRFGFNNRFGYFPSASVGWVASQEDFWTIKNTINFLKFRASYGVTGNDVLGNFRYLSTVGGGRNFTFGNDNYLIGYSPDAPANPDLRWEQTSQLNFGVDMVLFQDWNLTFDWYNKLTTGILQTVTFPAYVGATGSSYGNVADMSNRGVELELGYRKQVGGVKLNLRGNISYLKNEVKYLGEGKDFLQGGATLQNSTYELTRTAVGHAIGSFYGFQTQGIFQNQQEIEAYTGPDGKPIQPAAQPGDFRWADINNDGQITSDDRTFIGDPIPNWSFGFTANASWKNFDLLVFGQGVAGNDIFQGLRRLDIPTANWQTSVLDRWTEPGTSDTYPRLTTKDANKNFANPSDFHLERGDYFRIKSLQVGYTLPKAIAGKVGLQKARIYVSSNNLITFTKYTGYDPEIGGSSYGIDRAIYPQSRSFLLGLNLGF, from the coding sequence ATGAAAAAGTCGTTACTCTTCAAGGCTATGCTCTGGGTGAGTGTGTTGTCCGTAGGTAGCCTATTGCCCGCTTTTGGTGCCAGCGCGGGTACCTCCCTTCCTGCCGAATCCCAGAGGCCGGAACTGGACGGCAAGGCGCAGACCTTGCAATCGGTTCTGCGCGATTTGCAGAAAAAATACAAAGTGTACCTCAACTACGAGGTGGAGGTTGTCAAAGGAAAAATGGTTAGTGCGGCGGCCTTTGAAGGCGCAGCTGGCATTGATGAATCGTTGCAGCGAATCCTGAATCCTTTGGGGCTGAAATACGAAAAGCTACGCGAAAAATATTACGTCATTTATCCCAAAGAGCGGGAAAGCCGGACAGTACCTTCTCAACGAGAAACCTCCGATTCATCGTCGCGGCTGGAAAATATAGTCCGCACGACGGGACAAAGTAAGCATTACGACAAAATAATTCGGGCCGAGGTAGCCCGGACGGTGAGCGGCAAAGTGACCGACCAGGAAAACGGCCAGGCGCTGCCGGGCGTGAGCATTGTAGTCCGGGGTACCACCCAGGGTACCGTCACGGATGTAGAGGGAAATTATAAAATCAGCATCGGGGATGACGTGCAGACGCTCGTTTTTTCTTACATCGGCTATGTTACTAAAATCGTCGAACTGAATGGTCGCCAGTTGCTTGATGTCGCCATGACGGCCGATATTCAGGCATTACAGGAAGTAGTGGTAGTCGGCTATGGTACCCAAAAGAAAAGCGTGGTAACCGGAGCTATTTCCAGCGTAAAATCGACTGACCTCGAAAATCAGCAGATTGGCCGTTTGGAGCAAGCCCTACAGGGCCGGGCCTCGGGTCTCACGATTGCTTCCAGCTCGGGCGCGCCCGGCTCTACGGCCACGGTCAGGATTCGGGGTACGACTTCGCTGAATGAGGGAGCCAGCAATCCCTTGTACGTAGTCGACGGCGTTGTGGTAGGCACCGGCGGGATCGACTACCTGAATCCCAGTGATATAGAATCCATTGAAGTACTGAAAGACGCCGCTTCGGCGGCCATTTACGGAGCACGCTCTTCGGCGGGGGTAATCCTGGTCACGACCAAGAAAGGTACCTCAGGCGGGATTCGGGTCAATTACAGTGGCTACTATGGCGGTCAAGCTCCGGCCAAGAAGCTCGATCTGCTGGATGCGTCCCAATACGCTACCCTGATGAACGAGCAGGCGGTCAACGACGGCAAGAAAGCTCCTTTCGCCGATCCGGCCTCCTATGGGAAGGGGACCGACTGGCAAAAACTGATTTTCAATAACAATGCCCGCATTCAGAATCACGAACTCAGCATCAGTGGTGGCACCGATCGGTCGACTTTCTACACTTCGTTTGGCTATTACGACCAGCAGGGAATCGTGGCCTCGGAGGTATCGGGTTTTCAGCGGTACAACATCCGGCTCAATTCCTCGCATAAAATCAAGGATTGGCTGGTTTTTGGTCAAACGCTGGGCTATTCGCATATCAGGAACAAAAGTGGTGTCAATGCCAACAGTAATTTCGGCGGCCCGCTGAGTTCGGCCCTCATGCTCGACCCCATTACGCCTACGGTGATTACCGATCCCACCGTAGCAGGCCAGGTACCTTATTCCACGCAGCCCGTGGTGCGTGATGCGCAGGGCAACCCCTACGGTATCTCGGATTACATTGCGCAGCAGGTTACCAATCCACTGGCTTTTGTACAAACCGTGCGAGGAAACTACAACTGGTCGGACGATATCGTGGGGAATGTTTTCGTGGAGGCAGAGCCGCTGAAAGGCTTGAAATTACGGTCGACGGTAGGTACCACCCTGTCCTACAATGGCAATGAGAATTTTACCCCATTGAGCTACCTGAATTCCAATCAGCTGACTACCCAGACTTCCTTTTCCCGCTTCAATGGTAAAACCGTGAACTGGAACCTGGAAAACACGGCTTCCTACCGCCGTACCGCGGGAAAGCACGACTTTACCATTCTGGTCGGGCAGGGAGCCTACCTTGACAACAACTCCACGGGCCTCACGGTGACGTACTTCAACCTGCCGGTCAATACATTCAAGGAGGCTTCGATGAATTACAGTACCTCAGCCAATGACATCAACGCCACCGGCTACGAGGGAATTAATCATAAGGTAAGTTCGCTGTTCAGCCGGGTGACTTACAGCTACAATGAAAAGTACCTGTTCACGGGCGTGTTGCGCCGTGATGGTTCTTCGCGCTTCGGGTTCAACAACCGTTTTGGGTACTTCCCCTCCGCCTCGGTAGGTTGGGTCGCTTCGCAGGAAGATTTCTGGACGATCAAGAACACGATCAATTTCCTGAAATTCCGGGCTTCCTACGGGGTTACCGGCAACGACGTGCTGGGTAATTTCCGGTACCTGTCCACAGTGGGTGGTGGCCGGAACTTCACCTTCGGCAACGACAACTACCTGATTGGCTACAGCCCTGACGCACCGGCCAATCCCGACCTGCGGTGGGAACAGACCAGCCAGCTCAACTTCGGCGTGGATATGGTGCTTTTCCAGGATTGGAACCTGACCTTCGACTGGTATAACAAACTGACGACGGGCATCCTGCAAACCGTCACGTTCCCCGCCTATGTGGGCGCAACGGGCTCGTCCTACGGCAACGTAGCCGACATGAGCAACCGGGGCGTCGAACTGGAACTCGGCTACCGCAAGCAGGTAGGGGGCGTAAAGCTCAATCTGAGGGGTAATATTTCGTACCTGAAAAACGAAGTGAAGTACCTGGGTGAAGGCAAGGATTTTTTGCAGGGTGGAGCCACTTTGCAGAACAGTACCTACGAACTTACCCGGACGGCAGTGGGACACGCCATCGGCTCTTTTTACGGATTCCAGACGCAGGGCATTTTCCAGAATCAACAGGAAATCGAAGCCTACACGGGGCCTGACGGGAAGCCCATTCAGCCAGCGGCCCAGCCCGGCGACTTCCGCTGGGCGGACATTAATAACGATGGGCAGATTACCTCGGACGACCGTACCTTCATCGGTGATCCCATTCCCAACTGGTCGTTCGGGTTTACAGCCAATGCTTCTTGGAAAAATTTCGACCTGCTGGTGTTCGGACAGGGCGTGGCCGGCAACGATATTTTCCAGGGCCTGCGCCGTCTGGACATTCCCACGGCCAACTGGCAGACCAGCGTGCTCGATCGCTGGACGGAGCCCGGTACGTCGGATACCTACCCCCGCCTGACCACCAAGGATGCCAACAAGAACTTCGCCAATCCGTCGGACTTTCATCTGGAGCGCGGCGACTATTTCAGGATCAAGTCGTTGCAGGTAGGCTATACACTGCCTAAGGCGATCGCGGGTAAGGTCGGACTGCAGAAAGCCCGCATCTACGTGAGTAGCAATAATCTGATTACGTTCACGAAATACACAGGCTACGATCCTGAAATCGGGGGTAGTAGCTACGGTATCGACCGGGCTATTTATCCGCAGTCGCGCTCGTTCTTGCTGGGCCTCAATCTTGGTTTTTAA
- a CDS encoding FecR family protein codes for MKYDDYSPDDFLTDDFFLKWVRHPDPSSTAFWNHWLATHPDKVAMVHEAIAFIKSLDFEQDEISEARIDRLRIAIHQKIDERETAIPLPVRRPRSYGWYWLAASGLLIAGTLALLYPTFFFDSTIQVSSGYGATKTVFLPDSSRVTLNANSQLSYARDWQQGSRDVYLEGEAFFEVRKISRKTSQSPSATTYRKFRVHTQDVTVEVLGTTFDVHHRRGETKVVLKTGQVKVLDNAAGKTIMMKPGDMVRATRQELVMQEVDPTPYTAWKDNQLVFDNISLNEIARLLEDNYDFKVSIEGSQLGQKTFRGTFPADDIDLLLQTLSRAINVDIDQKKIIFSRKSEPAVPQP; via the coding sequence ATGAAGTATGACGATTATTCCCCGGACGATTTCCTGACGGACGACTTCTTTCTGAAATGGGTGAGGCATCCCGATCCGTCCAGCACGGCTTTCTGGAATCACTGGCTGGCTACCCACCCCGACAAGGTAGCGATGGTGCATGAAGCCATCGCCTTCATCAAGTCGCTGGATTTTGAACAGGATGAAATTTCCGAGGCTCGTATTGACCGATTGCGGATAGCTATCCACCAGAAAATCGACGAGCGGGAGACGGCTATTCCGCTACCCGTTCGGCGGCCTCGATCCTATGGGTGGTACTGGCTGGCGGCTTCTGGGTTGCTGATCGCAGGTACCCTGGCCTTGCTGTACCCCACTTTTTTCTTTGATTCTACTATCCAGGTCAGCAGTGGCTATGGGGCAACCAAAACGGTTTTTCTGCCCGATAGCTCGCGCGTCACGCTGAACGCCAATTCGCAGCTTTCCTACGCCCGGGACTGGCAGCAGGGCAGTCGCGATGTGTATCTGGAAGGGGAGGCGTTTTTTGAGGTTCGGAAAATCAGCCGAAAGACTTCCCAATCCCCATCTGCTACAACGTATCGGAAATTCAGGGTACATACGCAGGATGTGACCGTGGAAGTGCTGGGTACCACCTTCGACGTACACCATCGGCGCGGGGAAACGAAAGTAGTCCTGAAAACCGGACAGGTAAAGGTACTTGACAACGCCGCCGGAAAAACCATTATGATGAAACCGGGCGATATGGTGCGGGCGACCCGGCAGGAACTCGTGATGCAGGAGGTAGACCCAACGCCCTACACGGCCTGGAAGGACAACCAACTCGTGTTTGACAATATTTCCCTGAACGAAATCGCCCGGCTCCTCGAAGATAATTACGATTTCAAGGTATCCATTGAAGGGAGTCAATTAGGACAAAAAACCTTCCGGGGTACCTTCCCGGCCGATGATATCGACCTTTTGCTGCAAACGCTGTCCAGAGCGATCAACGTGGATATCGATCAGAAGAAAATAATATTCAGTAGGAAAAGTGAACCTGCTGTCCCGCAACCCTAG
- a CDS encoding RNA polymerase sigma factor, with protein sequence MFPNSDIHNSDLWDAFRRGDRDALDRIYQEQIRSLYGYGFKLVKDKDLVEDCIQDIFVELWEKRERLGPTDCIRFYLFKVLRRTLYRRKSQEQRQPRHLFSLENAWSEESFEFRLILEQTTSRVNRSLQKALDLLSSRQREVIFLRFYDELSFEEIAETMEIDVKSVYKLTYKALDSLKKKISPRNVLISTLLLLSFLYFF encoded by the coding sequence ATGTTTCCTAATTCCGACATCCACAATTCCGACCTTTGGGATGCCTTCCGACGGGGCGACCGAGATGCGCTGGATCGGATATACCAGGAGCAGATCCGTTCCTTGTACGGCTACGGCTTCAAGCTGGTAAAGGATAAGGATTTAGTAGAGGATTGCATTCAGGATATATTTGTTGAACTCTGGGAAAAACGCGAGCGCCTGGGACCTACGGATTGTATTCGCTTCTATCTTTTCAAGGTACTTCGCCGAACGCTGTACCGGCGTAAGTCGCAGGAACAACGCCAGCCACGCCATCTTTTTTCTTTGGAAAATGCATGGTCGGAAGAGTCTTTCGAGTTTCGGCTGATCCTGGAACAGACCACTTCTCGTGTCAACCGCTCGCTGCAAAAGGCGCTCGACCTTCTTTCCAGCCGGCAGCGAGAGGTGATTTTTTTGCGGTTCTACGACGAGCTGTCTTTCGAGGAAATTGCCGAAACGATGGAGATCGACGTCAAGTCTGTATATAAACTTACCTACAAAGCACTGGACTCCCTGAAAAAGAAAATCTCCCCGCGGAATGTCTTGATTTCTACTTTGTTGCTTCTTTCATTTCTCTATTTCTTCTAA
- a CDS encoding alpha/beta hydrolase family protein, with protein sequence MKNLFFFLLLSFPVLAQDDNGYKIPPKPLADLVMATPTPTVSVDGKGEWMVLMSRNTATTTIAELSEPEYRLAGLRLNPATSGPSRAVYTNGLTLRKVAGGANDVAVQGLPDNAKLSYIQWSPDDSKIAFTNTTDDKLELYVLDVASATARKVSDVALSGVLGTPFRWLSDNQSFIVRAIPAERGKAPVITRVPDGPTVQENLGKKAQAATYQDLLKNPNDEKLFEYYTTSQAMKLGLDGSLQPIGPMGMVATASPSPDGKFVLVETLHRPFSYLVPVNRFPQKTDVYSIDGTLVKSLNDSPLLENMPWGRDAAPMGQRNHDWRDDTPATIYWVEAKDGGDPKKKADVRDVVYSLEAPFSGTPKELYKATFRFGGVTWGDAQTALFSERWNETRKAITKLVNPSKPENPTVLFDRSSEDRYGNPGTPELTKNSYGQYVMYMTPAREVYMTGQGASPEGDRPFVDLLNLTTKQSKRLWQSEAPYFERPITILDAPKGLWLTSRESQEEPPNYFIRDLNPAPKKGKKAAPAALTQVTFFPHPYPQWKGIQKQQLRYKRPDGVDLTATLLLPPGYKKEDGPLPTFLWAYPAEFKSAAAAGQVIGSPYTFNRISYWTGAAFATMGYAVLENASIPIIGEGKDEPNDTYVQQLVASAKAAIDEGVRLGVVDSSRVGVGGHSYGAFMTANLLTHSNLFKAGIARSGAYNRTLTPFGFQNEQRTYWQSPEVYNTMSPFMNATKMKTPLLLIHGEADNNTGTYPIQSERYYNALKGMGATTKLVFFPYESHHYDAQESLLHMLNEMNGWLDKYVKNASTTASSSSAPARMGGSSNNK encoded by the coding sequence ATGAAAAATCTATTCTTTTTCCTTTTGCTTAGCTTCCCCGTCCTGGCCCAGGATGACAACGGCTACAAAATCCCTCCTAAACCTCTGGCCGACCTGGTGATGGCCACCCCCACCCCTACCGTGAGCGTAGATGGCAAGGGTGAATGGATGGTACTGATGTCGCGCAATACTGCCACGACCACCATCGCCGAGCTTTCTGAGCCTGAGTACCGGCTTGCGGGCTTGCGACTGAACCCCGCTACCAGCGGCCCCAGCCGGGCGGTATACACCAATGGCCTGACTCTCCGCAAAGTGGCGGGTGGTGCCAACGACGTGGCTGTGCAGGGCCTGCCGGACAACGCCAAGCTGTCCTATATTCAGTGGTCGCCCGACGATAGCAAGATTGCCTTTACCAACACCACCGACGATAAACTGGAATTGTATGTGCTGGATGTGGCTTCTGCTACGGCCCGCAAGGTGAGCGACGTAGCCCTGAGCGGGGTACTGGGTACGCCATTCCGCTGGCTTTCCGACAATCAATCCTTCATTGTGCGGGCTATTCCCGCCGAGCGCGGTAAGGCTCCCGTCATCACCCGGGTACCTGACGGCCCCACGGTGCAGGAAAACCTCGGCAAGAAAGCCCAGGCGGCTACCTATCAGGATTTGCTCAAGAATCCCAACGATGAAAAACTATTTGAATACTACACCACCTCACAGGCCATGAAACTGGGGCTGGACGGCTCCTTACAGCCCATCGGCCCGATGGGCATGGTGGCCACGGCCTCACCCTCGCCCGATGGCAAGTTCGTACTGGTGGAAACCCTGCACCGGCCTTTCTCCTACCTGGTACCGGTCAATCGTTTTCCGCAGAAAACCGATGTATATAGTATTGACGGTACTCTGGTCAAGAGCCTGAATGACAGCCCCCTGTTGGAAAACATGCCCTGGGGACGCGATGCCGCTCCCATGGGCCAGCGCAACCACGACTGGCGCGACGACACCCCCGCTACCATCTACTGGGTGGAGGCTAAAGACGGGGGCGATCCCAAGAAAAAAGCCGATGTCCGCGACGTGGTGTACAGTCTGGAAGCACCCTTTTCAGGTACCCCCAAAGAACTGTACAAAGCGACCTTCCGCTTCGGCGGCGTAACTTGGGGCGATGCCCAGACCGCCCTGTTCTCGGAGCGCTGGAACGAAACCCGCAAAGCCATCACCAAGCTGGTGAATCCCTCGAAACCAGAGAATCCAACGGTACTGTTTGACCGTTCGTCGGAAGACCGCTACGGTAATCCGGGTACCCCTGAACTTACCAAAAACAGTTACGGACAGTATGTGATGTACATGACGCCCGCCCGGGAGGTGTACATGACGGGGCAGGGCGCTTCGCCCGAAGGCGATCGTCCCTTTGTGGATTTGCTGAATCTGACCACCAAACAAAGCAAACGTTTGTGGCAATCGGAGGCACCCTATTTCGAGCGACCCATCACGATTCTCGATGCCCCCAAAGGCCTGTGGCTCACCAGCCGTGAATCGCAGGAAGAGCCGCCCAACTATTTCATCCGTGACCTGAATCCCGCGCCCAAGAAAGGCAAAAAAGCAGCCCCTGCCGCCCTGACGCAGGTTACGTTTTTCCCGCACCCTTATCCGCAGTGGAAAGGCATTCAGAAGCAGCAACTCCGCTACAAGCGTCCCGATGGCGTAGACCTGACCGCCACCCTGCTGTTGCCTCCCGGCTATAAGAAGGAAGACGGCCCGCTTCCCACCTTTCTGTGGGCTTATCCCGCTGAGTTCAAGAGTGCCGCCGCCGCCGGACAGGTAATCGGGTCGCCCTATACTTTTAACCGCATCAGCTACTGGACGGGTGCCGCCTTTGCCACGATGGGCTATGCTGTGCTTGAAAACGCTTCTATCCCCATTATCGGCGAAGGCAAAGATGAGCCTAACGATACCTATGTACAGCAACTTGTGGCGAGCGCTAAGGCCGCCATCGACGAGGGGGTACGTCTGGGGGTAGTGGACAGTAGCCGCGTGGGCGTAGGTGGCCACTCCTACGGAGCTTTTATGACCGCCAACCTGCTTACCCACAGCAACCTGTTCAAGGCAGGGATTGCGCGGTCGGGGGCTTACAACCGAACGCTGACGCCCTTTGGTTTTCAGAACGAGCAGCGTACCTACTGGCAGTCGCCCGAGGTATACAACACCATGTCGCCCTTTATGAACGCCACCAAGATGAAAACGCCCCTGCTGCTGATTCACGGTGAGGCTGACAACAACACGGGTACCTACCCCATTCAGTCGGAGCGTTATTACAACGCGCTGAAAGGCATGGGCGCTACCACCAAGCTGGTGTTTTTCCCCTACGAAAGCCATCATTACGATGCCCAGGAATCGCTCCTGCACATGCTGAACGAGATGAACGGCTGGTTGGATAAGTACGTAAAGAACGCATCAACGACGGCTTCGTCCTCTTCCGCACCGGCACGCATGGGCGGAAGTTCAAATAATAAATAA